From a single Campylobacter concisus genomic region:
- a CDS encoding 4Fe-4S dicluster domain-containing protein: MQQTLNSRRSFIAAAGLFFATTALKAAPKDFSGSNVRYGMAIDLTRCVGCQSCTMSCMLENDVQPGAFRTIVSEYEARDKSGKMAVIASLPRLCNHCNNPACISVCPTGASHQRSNGIVKIDTKECIGCALCVEACPYHARYLSLHTYKADKCTFCDHRLRAGLQPACVESCVGGSRIIGDLNDPNSNIRKFLATHETMVIDSPKNTNPQVFYHGVSEILAKNNKKLELDNGYKKVIGWSEEIAQ, translated from the coding sequence ATGCAACAGACCTTAAATTCTCGTCGCAGCTTCATTGCAGCTGCAGGATTATTTTTTGCTACGACCGCACTAAAGGCTGCACCAAAGGACTTTAGCGGTAGTAATGTTCGCTACGGCATGGCGATAGATCTAACAAGATGTGTTGGATGTCAGTCATGTACTATGAGCTGTATGTTAGAAAACGACGTTCAGCCAGGCGCTTTTAGAACCATTGTTTCCGAGTACGAGGCAAGAGATAAGAGCGGTAAAATGGCAGTCATTGCGTCACTTCCAAGACTTTGCAACCACTGCAACAATCCAGCCTGTATTAGTGTTTGTCCAACTGGTGCTAGCCATCAAAGAAGTAATGGTATAGTAAAGATTGATACAAAAGAGTGCATAGGCTGTGCGCTTTGCGTAGAGGCCTGTCCATATCACGCAAGATATCTTAGCCTGCATACCTATAAGGCCGATAAATGTACCTTTTGTGATCACAGACTAAGAGCAGGGCTTCAGCCAGCATGTGTAGAGAGCTGTGTGGGCGGTAGCCGTATAATAGGCGATCTTAATGATCCTAACTCAAATATTAGAAAATTTCTAGCCACACATGAGACTATGGTTATAGATAGCCCTAAAAATACAAATCCACAGGTGTTCTACCACGGTGTTAGTGAAATTTTGGCTAAAAACAATAAAAAACTCGAGCTTGATAATGGATATAAAAAGGTTATCGGCTGGAGCGAAGAGATAGCACAGTAA
- a CDS encoding glycerate kinase, whose amino-acid sequence MRILVAIDSLKGSLSSLEAGLAVKEGLEEIGCEVVVKPIADGGEGSVEAMADALGAKFIDTIVKNPLGIEILARYALKDDLAILEMSSASGLTLINPDERNPLKTSTFGFGQMIKDAIAKGARKFIIGIGGSATNDAGTGMLSALGFKFYDKDGVLLEGKGENLAKICEFTDEDALKELKECEFLIACDVDNPLYGMNGAAHVYAPQKGANGRMVKELDDGLKHFATLVKEKTNSKFHTQKGAGAAGGLGFAFVAFLGAKLRLGIEIITQTIALEDEIKKADLVITGEGRMDFQSSMGKTPTGVAKLAKKYHKPVIAFAGSVQKCAKDCHKNGIDAYFCILNEPVSLEEAMRKDVAIRNLKMTAEQVIRLYKLNYKA is encoded by the coding sequence ATGAGAATTTTAGTTGCGATTGATTCGTTAAAAGGCTCGCTTAGCTCGCTTGAAGCGGGCCTTGCTGTAAAAGAAGGACTAGAAGAGATTGGCTGCGAGGTCGTTGTCAAACCTATAGCAGATGGTGGCGAGGGTAGTGTAGAGGCGATGGCTGATGCACTCGGTGCAAAATTTATAGATACGATAGTTAAAAATCCACTTGGAATTGAAATTTTAGCTAGATATGCACTAAAAGATGACCTTGCAATACTTGAAATGTCAAGTGCTTCTGGCCTTACACTCATAAATCCAGATGAGAGAAATCCACTAAAAACTAGCACATTTGGCTTTGGTCAGATGATAAAAGATGCCATTGCTAAAGGCGCTAGAAAATTTATCATTGGCATCGGTGGAAGTGCGACAAATGACGCTGGTACAGGCATGCTTAGCGCACTTGGCTTTAAATTTTATGATAAAGATGGTGTTTTGCTTGAAGGAAAAGGCGAGAATTTAGCCAAAATTTGTGAGTTTACAGATGAAGATGCTTTAAAAGAGCTAAAGGAGTGCGAGTTTTTAATAGCCTGCGATGTAGATAATCCGCTTTATGGCATGAATGGAGCAGCCCATGTTTATGCCCCTCAAAAGGGTGCAAATGGCCGTATGGTAAAAGAGCTTGATGATGGGCTAAAACACTTTGCAACTCTTGTAAAGGAAAAGACTAATAGCAAATTTCACACACAAAAAGGTGCTGGCGCAGCTGGCGGACTTGGTTTTGCATTCGTGGCATTTTTGGGAGCGAAACTTCGCCTAGGTATTGAGATCATTACGCAGACTATCGCGCTTGAGGATGAGATCAAAAAGGCTGATCTAGTCATCACTGGTGAAGGCCGTATGGATTTTCAAAGCTCAATGGGCAAGACGCCAACTGGGGTTGCAAAACTAGCCAAAAAGTATCATAAGCCAGTGATCGCATTTGCTGGAAGCGTGCAAAAATGTGCCAAAGATTGCCACAAAAATGGGATTGATGCCTATTTTTGTATATTAAATGAGCCAGTGAGTCTTGAAGAAGCTATGAGAAAAGATGTTGCGATTAGAAATTTAAAGATGACAGCAGAGCAAGTCATTCGCCTTTATAAGCTAAACTACAAAGCATAA